In Aphanothece sacrum FPU1, a single genomic region encodes these proteins:
- the purN gene encoding phosphoribosylglycinamide formyltransferase — MVFSDNCIPNFISPQLSPEKLKLENPLKLGVLASGSGSNFEVIVKAIEKEELNAEIPILIYNNPKAKVKERAQRLKIPTILLNHREFKQREDLDKKIVEVFQEHQVEWVIMAGWMRVITPILLEAFPNRVINIHPSLLPSFKGINAVEQALKAGVKITGCTVHLASLEVDSGPILMQAAVPILADDTPETLHARIQVQEHKIFPQAIALAAKNAFNSINLVN; from the coding sequence ATGGTTTTTTCTGATAATTGTATTCCTAATTTTATCTCACCCCAATTATCTCCAGAGAAACTCAAATTAGAAAATCCTTTAAAATTAGGTGTATTAGCATCGGGAAGCGGCAGTAATTTTGAAGTCATTGTAAAAGCGATAGAAAAGGAAGAACTTAATGCAGAAATTCCGATTTTGATCTATAATAATCCTAAAGCCAAGGTTAAAGAAAGAGCGCAAAGGTTGAAAATTCCTACGATTCTCCTGAACCATCGAGAGTTTAAGCAACGAGAAGACTTAGACAAAAAAATTGTCGAGGTTTTTCAGGAGCATCAAGTAGAATGGGTTATTATGGCTGGTTGGATGCGAGTGATTACACCCATTTTATTAGAGGCATTTCCTAACCGAGTGATTAATATTCATCCGAGTTTATTACCTAGTTTTAAAGGAATTAACGCCGTAGAACAAGCTTTAAAAGCAGGGGTAAAAATTACCGGATGTACAGTTCATCTTGCTAGTTTAGAAGTGGATAGTGGGCCAATTTTAATGCAAGCTGCTGTCCCTATTTTAGCTGATGATACTCCTGAAACATTGCACGCTAGAATTCAAGTACAAGAACATAAAATTTTTCCTCAAGCCATTGCTTTAGCAGCTAAAAATGCCTTTAATTCTATTAACCTTGTAAATTAA
- a CDS encoding alpha/beta fold hydrolase, which translates to MNESPDYILFAQHGWADTNEGISQLAVALASPKAEVICPNLGWLKTWLRIKDLIEIVEQNNQEILLKYPDTPWRIIGHSMGGLIWLEVLNQHPEWWSKVESLVLIASPVGGSDLARMIDPLQIGLGIAKDLGKNRRWMAEKIAKVIPTLSIAGNINYGSDGTIPVESTKFSWGHCICLDRLSHVQLKNDPQLVEVIQSFWQKSPTPVELQENFTTKLINRLHLIPGMTDAHQRDFEKAKIYMLFENRVSIRLWQTPMNVLYLFLANHREECLYSGLVGWVHAEELKKALEEIHQDYYEFVIHGLE; encoded by the coding sequence ATGAACGAATCTCCTGATTATATTCTTTTTGCTCAACATGGATGGGCAGATACTAATGAAGGAATTAGCCAATTAGCTGTTGCTTTAGCCTCTCCTAAAGCCGAGGTTATTTGTCCTAATTTAGGATGGTTAAAAACTTGGTTAAGAATTAAAGATCTTATCGAAATTGTCGAACAAAACAATCAAGAAATTCTCTTAAAATATCCCGATACACCTTGGAGAATTATTGGTCATTCTATGGGGGGATTAATTTGGCTAGAAGTGCTAAATCAACATCCTGAATGGTGGTCAAAAGTTGAATCTTTAGTTCTTATTGCTTCACCTGTAGGCGGTTCAGATTTAGCGAGAATGATTGATCCCCTACAAATTGGACTGGGAATTGCTAAAGATTTAGGCAAAAATCGCCGATGGATGGCGGAAAAAATTGCTAAAGTAATTCCTACTTTAAGCATTGCTGGAAATATTAATTATGGAAGTGATGGAACCATTCCCGTAGAAAGCACTAAATTTTCTTGGGGTCATTGTATTTGCTTAGACCGATTGTCTCATGTTCAACTAAAAAATGATCCCCAATTAGTAGAAGTGATTCAAAGCTTTTGGCAAAAATCTCCAACACCGGTCGAACTTCAAGAAAATTTTACCACCAAATTAATTAATCGGTTGCATTTAATTCCAGGAATGACAGATGCTCATCAGAGAGATTTTGAGAAAGCTAAAATTTATATGTTATTTGAAAATAGAGTCAGTATTAGACTATGGCAAACTCCCATGAATGTCCTTTATCTTTTTTTGGCAAATCATCGAGAAGAATGTCTCTATTCCGGATTAGTGGGTTGGGTACACGCAGAAGAATTAAAAAAAGCTCTCGAAGAAATTCATCAAGATTATTATGAATTTGTGATTCATGGACTTGAGTAA
- a CDS encoding circadian clock protein KaiA — protein sequence MYTRLSICLYIYDHSIAQTLTKILSDEPYSLHSVSSTAELLDFVDSNSETIDCLIILRTPDVLPLFNQLYEQGTLLPVVILESESQEEKPLVYGECPKFLYHSAEVHHRATNLTKIRKVIDHGITQFLHLGPSCSLSDRPVSSQKKPPSEHQPSLLLLQQRRLAEKLKERLGYLGVYYKRNPKYFYRNFSQGEKQELIKELKIAYREILLNYFDQNTDINQEIDQFVNQAFFSDISVSQVLEIHMELMDEFSQQLKLEGRSEEILLDYRLTIIDVLAHLGEMYRRSIPRGDILFDLLYHID from the coding sequence TTGTACACTCGATTATCAATCTGTCTTTATATCTATGATCACTCTATCGCTCAGACTTTAACCAAGATTTTGAGCGACGAACCCTATAGTCTTCATTCGGTGAGTTCTACGGCCGAGTTACTTGATTTTGTCGATAGTAATAGTGAAACTATAGACTGTCTGATCATTCTACGAACTCCCGATGTTTTACCCTTGTTTAATCAATTGTATGAGCAAGGAACCCTTTTACCTGTGGTAATTCTTGAATCAGAGTCCCAAGAAGAAAAACCATTAGTTTATGGAGAATGCCCGAAATTTTTGTATCATAGTGCAGAAGTTCATCATCGGGCGACCAATCTTACTAAGATTCGGAAAGTGATTGATCATGGGATCACTCAGTTTCTTCACTTAGGGCCGAGTTGTTCTTTGAGTGATCGGCCAGTTTCTTCACAAAAGAAACCACCATCGGAACATCAACCGAGTTTGTTGCTGTTACAACAGCGTCGTTTAGCGGAAAAATTGAAAGAAAGATTAGGATATTTGGGGGTATATTATAAGCGAAATCCTAAATATTTTTACCGCAATTTTTCTCAAGGAGAGAAACAAGAACTTATCAAGGAATTGAAGATTGCCTATCGAGAAATTTTGCTTAATTACTTTGATCAAAATACTGATATTAATCAAGAGATTGATCAGTTTGTGAATCAAGCTTTTTTTTCTGATATTTCCGTTTCCCAAGTTTTAGAAATTCATATGGAGTTAATGGATGAATTTTCTCAACAACTTAAATTAGAAGGACGTAGCGAAGAAATTTTGTTAGATTACCGTTTAACTATTATTGATGTTTTAGCTCATTTAGGAGAAATGTATCGCCGTTCCATTCCCAGAGGAGATATTTTATTTGATTTACTCTATCATATAGATTAA
- the kaiB gene encoding circadian clock protein KaiB, which yields MINFKKTYVLKLYVAGNTPNSVRALKTLKTILEDEFKGVYALKVIDVLKNPQLAEEDKILATPTLAKILPPPVRKIIGDLSDREKVLIGLDLLYEEIRERENEL from the coding sequence ATGATTAACTTTAAAAAAACTTATGTTTTGAAGCTTTATGTGGCAGGGAATACCCCTAACTCAGTGCGAGCTTTAAAAACATTGAAAACTATCCTTGAAGATGAATTTAAGGGAGTTTATGCTCTCAAAGTGATTGATGTTCTTAAAAATCCTCAACTGGCCGAAGAAGATAAAATATTGGCTACCCCTACTTTAGCTAAAATTTTACCCCCTCCAGTCCGTAAAATCATTGGGGATCTTTCGGATAGAGAAAAAGTTCTAATTGGGTTAGATCTTCTCTATGAAGAAATCAGAGAACGGGAGAATGAACTCTAA
- the kaiC gene encoding circadian clock protein KaiC encodes MNQKIPNGPQNKEPSPKGVRKMRTMIEGFDEITHGGLPIGRTTLVSGTSGTGKTLLAIQFLYQGIKYFDQPGLFVTFEESPTDIVQNAYSFGWDLQELIDEGKFFILDASPDPEGQEVVGSFDLSALIERVQYAINKYKAKLVSIDSVTAIFQQYDAASVVRREIFRLVARLKLLQVTSIMTTERIEEYGQVARFGVEEFVSDNVVIVRNVLEGERRRRTAEILKLRGTTHMKGEYPFTITNDGINIFPLGAMRLTQRSSNARISSGVKTLDEMCGGGFFKDSIILATGATGTGKTLLVSKFLEEGCRQGERAILFAYEESRAQLSRNAFSWGIDFEEMERKGLLKLLCTYPESAGLEDHLQIIKSEISEFKPSRIAIDSLSALARGVTNNAFRQFVIGVTGYAKQEEITGFFTNTTDKFMGAHSITESHISTITDTILMLQYVEIRGEMSRAINVFKMRGSWHDKGIREYMINQHGPIIQDSFRNYERIISGSPSRITVDEKSELSRIVRGVKDKREEDKL; translated from the coding sequence ATGAATCAAAAGATTCCTAACGGACCACAAAATAAAGAACCTTCTCCTAAAGGAGTCCGAAAAATGCGGACTATGATTGAAGGATTTGATGAAATTACTCATGGAGGTTTACCCATTGGAAGAACCACCTTGGTGAGTGGAACCTCAGGAACAGGGAAAACTTTACTGGCCATTCAATTTCTTTATCAGGGAATCAAATATTTTGATCAGCCAGGATTATTTGTTACCTTTGAAGAATCCCCTACTGATATTGTACAAAATGCTTATAGTTTTGGTTGGGATTTACAAGAACTAATTGATGAGGGGAAATTTTTTATTCTTGATGCTTCTCCCGATCCTGAAGGACAAGAAGTGGTCGGAAGTTTTGATTTATCTGCTTTAATTGAACGTGTTCAATATGCAATTAATAAGTATAAAGCTAAGTTAGTTTCTATTGATTCAGTGACCGCTATTTTTCAACAATATGATGCTGCTTCAGTAGTAAGACGAGAAATTTTTCGTCTGGTGGCCCGATTAAAACTTCTACAAGTTACCTCTATTATGACCACTGAGCGAATAGAAGAATATGGTCAGGTTGCTCGATTTGGAGTAGAAGAATTTGTCTCCGATAATGTTGTTATTGTGCGCAATGTTTTAGAAGGAGAACGTCGTCGCAGAACCGCAGAAATCCTTAAGCTTCGGGGAACTACTCACATGAAAGGAGAATATCCTTTTACCATTACCAATGATGGGATTAATATCTTTCCTCTGGGGGCTATGCGTTTGACTCAACGTTCTTCTAATGCGCGAATTTCTTCGGGGGTTAAAACTTTAGATGAAATGTGTGGAGGCGGCTTTTTTAAAGATTCTATTATTTTGGCAACTGGAGCTACAGGAACGGGTAAAACTTTATTGGTGAGTAAGTTTTTAGAAGAAGGTTGTCGTCAAGGAGAAAGAGCAATTTTATTTGCTTATGAAGAGTCTCGGGCTCAATTATCTCGTAATGCGTTTTCTTGGGGCATTGATTTTGAAGAAATGGAACGCAAAGGACTTTTAAAACTTTTATGTACTTATCCAGAATCTGCTGGTTTAGAAGACCATTTACAGATTATTAAATCGGAGATTTCTGAGTTTAAACCTAGTCGTATTGCTATTGACTCTTTATCTGCTTTAGCTAGAGGAGTTACCAATAATGCTTTTCGTCAATTTGTGATTGGGGTTACAGGTTACGCTAAACAAGAAGAAATTACCGGATTTTTTACGAATACAACTGATAAATTTATGGGGGCCCATTCAATTACAGAATCCCATATTTCTACAATTACCGATACAATTTTAATGTTGCAATATGTAGAAATTCGAGGAGAAATGTCACGGGCCATTAATGTATTTAAAATGCGTGGTTCTTGGCATGATAAAGGAATTCGAGAATATATGATTAATCAGCATGGGCCTATTATTCAAGATTCTTTCCGTAATTATGAACGAATTATTAGTGGTTCCCCCAGTCGTATTACTGTTGATGAAAAGAGTGAATTATCTCGTATTGTTCGCGGTGTAAAAGATAAGCGTGAGGAGGATAAATTATAA
- the rsmH gene encoding 16S rRNA (cytosine(1402)-N(4))-methyltransferase RsmH, giving the protein MNQSSSPTHIPVLCQEVIDGLQICPGGHYLDATLGRGGHSRLILSQFRDVHVTGIDRDQQAIAEAKENLAELGTERLQIWQGNFADYQPKNTKFEGIIADLGVSSPQLDVPKRGFSFRHDGPLDMRMDQSQSLTAAEIINHWQETALADIFYRYGEERLSRRIARRIVEQRPFDTTTQLAEAIARVVPAKYRYGRIHPATRVFQGLRIAVNEELSSLERFIEKSPQLLIPGGRIVIISFHSLEDRIVKYGFRDSPLLTIITKKPLISQPEEQEKNPRSRSAKLRVAQKL; this is encoded by the coding sequence ATGAATCAATCCTCCTCTCCTACCCATATTCCTGTATTATGTCAAGAAGTTATAGACGGTTTACAAATTTGTCCTGGGGGACATTATTTAGATGCTACTCTCGGACGTGGGGGTCATAGTCGTTTAATTTTGTCTCAGTTTCGCGATGTCCATGTCACAGGTATTGATCGAGATCAACAAGCGATCGCCGAAGCTAAAGAAAATTTGGCCGAACTTGGTACGGAACGTTTACAGATTTGGCAAGGCAATTTTGCTGACTATCAACCTAAAAATACCAAATTTGAGGGAATTATTGCGGATTTAGGGGTTAGTTCTCCTCAATTAGATGTACCCAAACGAGGCTTTAGTTTTCGTCATGATGGCCCCCTAGATATGCGTATGGATCAATCTCAGTCTCTGACTGCTGCAGAAATTATCAATCATTGGCAAGAAACAGCCTTGGCTGATATATTTTATCGTTATGGAGAGGAAAGACTCTCACGACGCATTGCAAGGCGTATCGTTGAACAAAGGCCTTTTGATACTACCACCCAATTAGCGGAGGCGATAGCGAGAGTTGTCCCTGCTAAATATCGTTATGGTCGAATTCATCCGGCCACTCGTGTTTTCCAAGGTTTACGCATTGCCGTTAATGAGGAATTATCTTCTTTAGAACGTTTTATTGAAAAATCTCCTCAATTATTAATTCCTGGGGGACGCATTGTTATTATTAGTTTTCATAGTCTCGAAGATCGTATTGTTAAATATGGTTTTCGGGACTCTCCTTTACTGACTATTATTACCAAAAAACCCTTGATTTCTCAACCGGAAGAACAAGAAAAAAACCCCCGTTCTCGTTCCGCTAAACTTAGAGTAGCACAAAAATTATAA
- a CDS encoding DUF4168 domain-containing protein, whose product MRNPGGDFDIIIYLAAQRMVFIHCSLLPLNRTLTRFLMASLLAVIGILNGCNVVRIFPGQPSPPTLDITQTDIKNYAKTVLKIESQRKIAYQKIEQIMGDRPPEIVCDRPNTLKQLPTDAQKVAVEFCNYSKKIAQESGLTSSQFNQMTEKAQKDETLKKQIQNAMIQVRQAK is encoded by the coding sequence ATGAGAAACCCAGGCGGGGATTTCGATATTATTATATATTTGGCGGCTCAACGCATGGTGTTCATCCACTGTTCCTTATTACCCTTGAACAGAACTTTGACTCGTTTTCTAATGGCTAGTTTACTAGCAGTCATCGGTATTCTTAACGGATGCAATGTTGTCCGTATTTTTCCTGGACAACCCTCGCCGCCGACTCTTGATATCACGCAAACAGATATCAAAAATTATGCTAAGACTGTATTAAAAATCGAATCCCAAAGAAAAATCGCTTATCAAAAAATTGAACAAATTATGGGTGATCGTCCTCCAGAAATTGTGTGCGATCGCCCAAACACCCTAAAACAATTACCGACAGACGCGCAAAAAGTGGCCGTCGAGTTTTGTAATTATTCTAAAAAAATTGCTCAAGAGAGTGGACTCACCTCCAGTCAATTCAATCAGATGACGGAAAAAGCCCAAAAAGATGAAACTTTAAAAAAGCAGATTCAAAATGCCATGATTCAGGTACGCCAAGCCAAATAA
- a CDS encoding ATP-binding protein codes for MLTLNHFLFCAPIGQLPLSLHQLVELFESGQHDIVVVVNGEYIPLGIIFSHHLLSSVTAHTWVCPHKTKKNASKVMESFDSLGSSHWEALIRPLVLIPADLTVTDFLPYLQEKNYQPQVPQPPYGLIDESGKFLGLLNTWEMLQTLLNQEIIFSQQPSFETSEPLLRELLEDLPLPMMLQTQQGETFIQNRTWREQIGEFVPPDNASACSLPLPVEKKVSLNSSSFALSETIGYSNPQEWNNSSSLAANLSYSQWLKSIPKRQNQSGRDSPFHSLHPLISSTTPSLGQIPQNERVWQFVKCFLKSKYISPPIALILATDVSQQQQLCQELVAKNADLVQLNRLKDEFLACISHELKSPLTAVVGLSSLLQEQKVGTLNSRQVHYAELIYRSGRQLMTLVNDLLDLTRLETGQLRLTFVPLSIKSICEQAYYSIREKYQGKTDHPLSFSLEIEPGLDRLVADELRLHQMLVHLLDNAMKFTQGGGKFGLQVNRWENWIAFTIWDTGIGIPEESQHLIFQKFQQLENPLTRKFEGTGLGLVLSQRLARAHGGEISFTSKVDQGSQFTVLLPPSAPGEENSLSPSHYPNPLILIVEAIPKYIEDLMDKLTKLHYRVVIARTGTEAVEKARQLQPFAVFLNPLLPLLSGWDVLTLLKSDPQTQRIKVFVCTIQPNEPLSQMNRADGFLSVPADLSALQTLLGCEKPTPTVTTRPLTILRLYPNFTTVKGFSTESSPRLNLALLDQLSQFNHRILEADDLEQAQMLAYVWNIDVIVVDGRFLDDPLTYLRSLSEYLELAELPLVTLDIKTTQAANQISKLSVFPCLIPEDEQHDQQLWQVIQIATSSQS; via the coding sequence ATGCTTACCCTTAATCATTTCCTGTTTTGCGCCCCCATTGGTCAACTCCCCCTTAGTCTGCACCAGCTTGTTGAGTTGTTTGAATCAGGTCAACATGATATCGTCGTGGTGGTCAATGGGGAATATATCCCATTAGGAATCATTTTCAGTCATCATTTGCTCTCGTCTGTGACAGCGCACACCTGGGTATGTCCTCATAAAACGAAAAAGAATGCATCGAAGGTGATGGAGTCTTTTGACTCCCTAGGGTCTTCTCATTGGGAAGCCCTGATTCGTCCTTTAGTGCTGATTCCGGCTGACTTGACTGTCACGGACTTTTTGCCTTATCTACAAGAAAAAAACTATCAGCCTCAAGTCCCACAGCCACCCTATGGCTTAATTGATGAATCGGGAAAATTTCTGGGACTGCTTAATACTTGGGAAATGTTACAGACCCTATTAAACCAAGAGATTATCTTCTCTCAACAGCCTAGTTTTGAGACTTCTGAACCTTTATTGCGAGAATTATTAGAAGATTTACCCCTACCGATGATGCTGCAAACTCAACAAGGGGAAACCTTCATACAAAATCGGACTTGGCGTGAACAAATAGGAGAGTTTGTCCCTCCTGATAATGCCAGTGCTTGTTCTCTTCCTCTTCCCGTAGAAAAAAAAGTCTCCTTAAATTCTTCTTCTTTTGCTTTGTCTGAAACTATCGGCTATAGTAATCCTCAAGAGTGGAATAACTCCTCTTCTCTGGCGGCTAATCTTTCTTATTCTCAATGGCTCAAATCCATTCCTAAAAGACAAAATCAATCAGGTAGAGATTCCCCATTCCATAGTCTTCATCCCTTAATATCCTCGACTACCCCATCTCTTGGCCAGATCCCACAAAATGAACGAGTTTGGCAATTTGTTAAATGTTTTCTCAAGAGTAAATATATTTCTCCACCCATCGCCCTAATTTTAGCTACAGATGTTAGTCAACAACAACAATTATGTCAGGAACTTGTAGCAAAAAATGCTGATTTAGTGCAACTCAATCGGCTTAAAGATGAATTTCTCGCCTGTATTAGTCATGAGTTGAAATCTCCTCTAACAGCAGTAGTAGGATTATCAAGTTTATTACAAGAACAAAAAGTAGGTACGCTTAATTCCCGTCAAGTTCATTATGCTGAGTTAATTTATCGTAGTGGTCGTCAATTGATGACTTTAGTTAATGATTTATTAGATTTAACTCGCTTGGAAACAGGACAACTTCGTTTAACTTTTGTGCCTCTAAGTATTAAAAGTATTTGTGAACAAGCTTATTATTCTATTCGAGAAAAATATCAAGGTAAAACTGATCATCCCCTCTCTTTTTCTTTAGAAATAGAACCAGGTTTAGATAGACTTGTAGCTGATGAATTACGTCTCCATCAAATGTTGGTTCATCTGTTGGATAATGCCATGAAATTTACCCAAGGTGGCGGAAAATTTGGCTTACAAGTTAATCGCTGGGAAAATTGGATCGCCTTTACGATCTGGGATACAGGAATCGGTATTCCTGAAGAATCTCAACACCTAATTTTCCAAAAGTTTCAACAATTAGAAAATCCTTTAACCCGCAAGTTTGAAGGAACTGGATTAGGATTAGTCTTAAGTCAACGATTGGCCCGGGCCCACGGGGGTGAAATCTCTTTTACCTCTAAAGTGGATCAAGGTAGTCAGTTTACTGTCCTTTTACCCCCCTCGGCCCCTGGTGAGGAAAACTCCCTAAGTCCTTCTCATTATCCCAATCCCTTAATCCTCATTGTCGAAGCTATTCCCAAGTATATTGAGGATTTAATGGATAAATTGACTAAATTGCATTATCGTGTTGTAATTGCTCGTACGGGAACCGAAGCGGTGGAAAAAGCCCGTCAATTACAACCTTTTGCGGTTTTTCTCAATCCCTTATTACCCTTACTCTCAGGATGGGATGTCTTAACTTTACTCAAATCTGATCCCCAAACCCAGAGAATTAAGGTGTTTGTTTGTACCATTCAACCGAATGAACCCTTAAGTCAAATGAATCGGGCTGATGGGTTTTTATCCGTTCCTGCCGATTTATCAGCCTTACAGACTCTTTTAGGCTGTGAAAAGCCCACCCCTACCGTGACAACCCGTCCTTTGACCATTTTACGTCTTTATCCTAATTTTACGACGGTTAAAGGATTTTCTACGGAGTCTAGTCCCCGCTTAAATTTGGCTTTATTGGATCAATTATCTCAATTTAATCATCGTATTCTTGAAGCTGATGATCTTGAACAAGCACAAATGTTAGCTTATGTTTGGAATATTGATGTTATTGTGGTTGATGGACGTTTTCTTGATGATCCTTTGACTTATTTGCGATCGCTTTCTGAGTATTTAGAATTAGCTGAGTTACCGTTAGTTACCTTAGATATTAAAACAACACAAGCTGCTAATCAAATTAGTAAACTTTCGGTTTTTCCTTGTTTAATTCCTGAAGATGAACAACATGACCAACAATTATGGCAAGTGATTCAAATTGCAACTTCTAGTCAATCTTAA
- a CDS encoding helix-turn-helix domain-containing protein, giving the protein MPFTIIAPTPGLTTRDRILELILTHPEGITVKRLSDRLNRPISMVQRCLKDLTALKIVRAKLSQDNKQWIYSPAVSNSVKID; this is encoded by the coding sequence TTGCCATTTACAATTATTGCCCCCACTCCTGGTCTAACCACCCGCGATCGCATTCTAGAACTGATTTTAACTCACCCTGAAGGCATAACAGTTAAAAGATTAAGCGATCGCTTAAATCGTCCAATTTCTATGGTACAACGTTGTTTAAAAGATCTGACCGCTTTAAAAATTGTGCGGGCAAAACTCAGTCAAGATAACAAACAATGGATTTATTCTCCGGCTGTTTCTAACAGTGTTAAGATTGACTAG
- a CDS encoding ISH3 family transposase, which produces MINENRQILLTESETLQTTIDCLSKHIPLETQGGFSATDLYQILVRAASNCDSIENTSKMLKNSSCGRNIRHHLDKINDFETLESQVNLALKSQVLPRIKKRKLKLAIDLNLIPYYGEPSDNEKPYIYRSQAKQGTCSFYAYATLYLIKKGKRLTLAIRGIRNTDTTVAIITYLLVLVSSLEIDFKTLYLDRGFFSIAVIRWLQALKIPFIMPAIIRGKTGGIKQFIQGNKSYQTTYTMGKDPNNCVTFDLWIVCKYKKGKRNQHGIEYFAYVVYLPSIKLDYIHTAYRQRFGIETSYRIKNICRIKTTNKKPIIRFLFIGISFLLVNIWVNLLWRKICFLRRGGRLIYRELFTFQQMLSFLKQAVDKIYQVVDTIYLPSG; this is translated from the coding sequence TTGATTAATGAAAATCGTCAAATTCTCCTCACAGAATCGGAAACATTACAAACAACAATTGATTGTTTGAGCAAACATATTCCTCTCGAAACTCAAGGTGGATTCAGTGCCACAGACTTGTATCAAATATTAGTCAGGGCAGCCAGCAATTGTGACAGCATTGAAAACACATCTAAAATGCTCAAAAATAGTAGTTGTGGTCGAAATATTCGCCATCACTTAGACAAAATAAATGATTTTGAAACTTTAGAATCGCAAGTGAATCTAGCTTTAAAAAGTCAGGTATTACCAAGAATAAAAAAAAGAAAGCTTAAGTTGGCAATTGACCTAAATTTAATTCCTTATTATGGTGAACCATCTGATAACGAAAAACCTTATATTTACCGAAGTCAAGCTAAACAGGGAACTTGCTCGTTTTATGCTTATGCGACCTTATATCTTATTAAAAAAGGAAAAAGATTAACTTTAGCTATCAGAGGGATTCGGAATACAGACACAACTGTCGCCATTATTACCTATTTATTAGTATTAGTTTCTTCTCTAGAGATAGATTTTAAAACTCTTTATTTAGACCGAGGCTTTTTTAGTATTGCTGTTATTCGTTGGCTACAAGCTTTAAAAATTCCTTTCATTATGCCAGCAATTATCAGAGGTAAGACAGGGGGAATTAAGCAATTTATTCAAGGAAATAAAAGTTATCAAACTACTTATACTATGGGGAAAGACCCAAACAATTGTGTAACTTTTGATTTATGGATAGTTTGTAAGTATAAAAAAGGCAAGAGAAACCAGCATGGAATTGAATATTTTGCTTATGTCGTTTATTTACCATCTATTAAACTAGATTATATTCATACTGCCTATCGTCAGAGGTTTGGGATTGAGACTAGCTATAGAATCAAAAATATTTGTCGCATTAAAACTACAAATAAAAAGCCAATTATTCGCTTTTTATTTATCGGAATTTCCTTTCTTCTTGTCAATATTTGGGTTAATTTATTATGGAGAAAAATTTGTTTTCTTAGACGGGGTGGACGCTTAATTTATCGAGAATTATTTACTTTTCAACAAATGTTATCGTTTTTAAAACAAGCTGTTGATAAAATCTATCAAGTTGTTGATACGATTTATTTGCCTTCTGGTTAA
- a CDS encoding spondin domain-containing protein produces the protein MNKVIMGSFFALSSLFFVTLPSQAATIKVTVTNLTNGSVFSPVSSIFHDGSFDNFNLGQTASLGIERLAEDGNRSFLNTNAISSGFVAGSVGTGPITAGVTISGIFSRWKSFCPIAIAK, from the coding sequence ATGAATAAAGTTATTATGGGTAGTTTTTTTGCCCTTAGTTCATTATTTTTTGTGACTTTACCCTCCCAAGCAGCGACTATTAAAGTAACTGTTACCAACCTTACTAATGGTAGTGTTTTTAGTCCTGTAAGTAGCATTTTTCATGATGGTAGCTTTGACAATTTTAACTTAGGTCAAACTGCTTCTCTTGGTATTGAAAGACTCGCTGAAGACGGAAATCGTTCTTTTCTAAATACTAATGCAATTAGTAGTGGTTTTGTCGCAGGAAGTGTCGGAACAGGTCCTATTACTGCAGGAGTGACTATTTCAGGGATTTTCAGTAGATGGAAAAGTTTTTGTCCAATAGCGATCGCTAAATGA
- a CDS encoding DUF2358 domain-containing protein → MNLLEIIKKDYQTFPLNPTYLIYAENVYFKDPMTEFTGIKRYQTMIQFMSTWFQNIDLELHNIYQSDNIIHTEWTLHWTTPLPWKPRISIPGRSELTINDQNLIISHIDYWNCSKWDVVKQHFILHNKDK, encoded by the coding sequence ATGAATCTTCTAGAAATTATCAAAAAAGACTATCAAACATTCCCTTTAAACCCAACCTACTTAATTTATGCAGAAAATGTTTATTTTAAAGATCCCATGACTGAATTTACGGGAATTAAACGTTATCAAACCATGATTCAATTTATGTCTACTTGGTTCCAAAATATTGACTTAGAATTACATAATATCTATCAATCTGATAACATAATTCATACAGAATGGACACTCCATTGGACAACTCCCCTACCCTGGAAACCTCGTATTTCTATCCCAGGACGAAGCGAACTTACTATCAATGACCAAAACCTCATTATCTCCCATATTGACTACTGGAATTGTTCTAAGTGGGACGTGGTGAAACAACATTTTATCCTTCATAATAAAGATAAGTAA